A genome region from Gopherus flavomarginatus isolate rGopFla2 chromosome 9, rGopFla2.mat.asm, whole genome shotgun sequence includes the following:
- the HDDC3 gene encoding guanosine-3',5'-bis(diphosphate) 3'-pyrophosphohydrolase MESH1 has translation MLCGPAMGSEAARLLEAADFAARKHKRQRRRDPEGTPYINHPIGVARILSQEAGVMDIAVLQAALLHDTVEDTDTTFLEIEEQFGEEVRRIVEEVTDDKMLPKMERKRLQIERAPHSSRGAKLVKLADKLYNLRDLNRCTPAGWSEQRVQEYFLWASQVVKGLRETSPALEEKLQQLFRERGLPE, from the exons ATGCTCTGCGGCCCGGCCATGGGCTCCGAGGCCGCCCGGCTGCTGGAGGCCGCCGACTTCGCAGCCCGGAAGCACAAGCGGCAGCGGCGGCGGGACCCCGAGGGGACCCCGTACATCAACCACCCCATCG GTGTGGCCAGGATCCTGTCTCAGGAGGCTGGAGTAATGGACATTGCGGTGCTGCAG GCTGCTCTGCTCCACGACACAGTGGAGGACACAGACACCACCTTCTTGGAGATCGAGGAGCagtttggggaggaggtgaggcggATCGTGGAGGAGGTGACAGACGACAAGATGTTGCCCAAGATGGAGCGGAAGCGCCTGCAGATAGAGCGTGCGCCCCACAGCAGCCGGGGAGCCAAGCTGGTCAAGCTGGCAGACAAGCTGTACAACCTGCGGGACCTGAATCGCTGCACGCCGGCAG GCTGGTCTGAGCAGCGGGTCCAGGAGTACTTCCTCTGGGCCTCCCAGGTGGTGAAGGGTCTGCGTGAGACAAGCCCTGCGCTGGAGGAGAAGTTGCAGCAGCTGTTCAGGGAGCGAGGGCTGCCGGAGTGA
- the VPS33B gene encoding vacuolar protein sorting-associated protein 33B codes for MAFAGRRDGPDFTVLKRLARDQLIYLLEQLPGKKDLFIEADLMSPLDRIANVSILKQHEVDKLYKVENKPIVSSSDQLCFLVRPRIKNMKYVADIVNADKAMGRSRKYKIIFSPQKFYICELVLEEEGIYGDVTCDEWAFYLLPLDDDLLSMELPEFFRDYFLEGDQRWISTVARALQLLNSLFGPFANTYGIGRCAKMVYEVWRELVEESEGDSQARRPEISHVFLMDRDVDYVTALCSQVVYEGLVDDTFRIKCGSVDFGPDVTSSDRSFKVLLNAQDKVFSEIRNEHFSNVFGFLSQKARNLQTQYDRRRGMDIKQMKNFVSQELKGLKQEHRLLSLHIGACESIMKKKTKQDFQELLKTEHALLEGFDIRESTSYIEEHIDRQVSPSESLRLMCLLSVTENGLIPKDYRSLKTQYLQSYGPEHLLTFHNLKRIGLLTEQAPGETLTAVESKVSKLVTDRAAGKLTDAFNSLARKSNFRGISKKLGLIPRVDGEYNLKVPRDMAYVFSGAYVPLSCKIIEQVLERKGWLGLEEVVRLLNGNEFAPTEPVMEENPAWEAQRVILAVFLGGCTFSEISALRFLGKEKGYKFIFLTTAITSSARLMDAMLEAKV; via the exons ATGGCGTTCGCGGGCCGCCGCGACGGGCCGGATTTCACCGTGCTCAAGCGGCTGGCGCGAGACCAGCTCATCTACCTGCTGGAGCAG ctccctgggaAGAAGGACCTGTTCATTGAGGCAGATCTGATGAGTCCCCTGGACCGAATTGCCAATGTCTCCATTCTCAAG CAACATGAAGTGGACAAGCTGTACAAAGTGGAGAACAAACCCATCGTTAGCTCTAGTGACCA GTTGTGCTTCTTAGTCCGGCCACGGATCAAGAACATGAAGTACGTTGCTG ATATTGTCAATGCTGACAAGGCGATGGGGAGGAGCCGGAAGTACAAGATTATCTTCAGCCCCCAGAAG TTTTACATCTGTGAGCTGGTGCTGGAAGAAGAGGGAATCTATGGTG ATGTGACCTGTGATGAGTGGGCCTTCTACCTGCTCCCCCTGGATGATGATCTCCTCAGCATGGAGCTGCCTGAGTTCTTCCGGGATTACttcctg GAAGGGGATCAGCGCTGGATCAGCACAGTCGCACGAGCTCTGCAGTTGCTGAACTCCCTCTTTGGGCCTTTCGCTAACACCTATGGGATTGGCAGGTGTGCCAAG ATGGTCTATGAGGTGTGGCGAGAGCTGGTGGAGGAGAGCGAGGGTGACAGCCAAGCCAGGAGGCCTGAGATCAGCCATGTCTTCCTCATGGACCGAG ATGTGGATTACGTCACGGCGCTCTGCTCCCAGGTGGTGTATGAGGGGCTGGTGGATGACACGTTCCGCATCAAATGTG GGAGCGTGGATTTCGGGCCAGACGTCACCTCCTCTGACAGGAGCTTCAAAGTGCTGCTCAATGCCCAGGACAAG GTCTTCAGCGAGATCCGGAACGAACACTTCTCCAACGTCTTCGGCTTTCTGAGTCAGAAGGCACGGAACCTGCAGACGCAGTACGAT CGCCGTCGTGGGATGGACATCAAGCAAATGAAGAACTTTGTCTCCCAGGAgctgaaggggttaaagcaggAGCACCGTCTGCTGAGCCTGC ATATTGGCGCCTGCGAGTCCATCATGAAGAAGAAAACCAAGCAggacttccaggagctgctgaaGACTGAGCACG CTCTCCTGGAGGGGTTTGACATCCGCGAGAGCACCAGCTACATAGAAGAGCACATCGACCGGCAG GTCTCCCCCAGCGAGAGTCTGCGCCTAATGTGCCTCCTGTCGGTCACGGAAAATG GGCTGATCCCTAAGGATTATCGCTCCCTGAAAACCCAGTACCTccag AGTTATGGGCCTGAGCACCTGCTGACCTTTCATAACCTCAAGCGCATCGGGCTGCTGACAGAGCAGGCCCCAGGGGAGACCCTGACTGCCGTGGAGAGCAAAGTCAGCAAGCTGGTGACCGACCGAGCAGCAG GGAAACTCACGGACGCTTTTAATTCTCTGGCCAGGAAGAGCAATTTCCGAGGCATAAGCAAGAAGCTGGGCTTG ATCCCCCGTGTTGATGGTGAATATAACCTGAAGGTGCCCCGAGACATGGCTTATGTCTTCAGTGGGGCCTATGTCCCCCTGAGCTGCAAGATCATTGAACAG GTACTGGAGCGCaagggctggctgggcctggaggAGGTGGTGCGCCTGCTGAACGGCAATGAGTTTGCTCCTACAG AACCGGTCATGGAGGAGAATCCCGCCTGGGAGGCGCAGCGTGTCATCCTAGCAGTCTTCCTGGGAGGCTGCACCTTTTCTGAGATCTCTGCTCTCCGATTCCTGGGGAAGGAGAAAG GATACAAGTTTATATTCCTGACAACAGCCATCACAAGCAGCGCCAGGCTGATGGACGCCATGTTAGAGGCGAAGGTGTGA